In Rhizoctonia solani chromosome 6, complete sequence, the sequence CTCTGACGTTCTTGACCATCGTCGAACTAAAATGAAAACGAAAAAGTGGGGTCGTAAGCGGTATACACAGATTAATAAAATTCCAACGCATACGCCAGCTTCAAATGCGTCCAGTGTTCCGGGGAGAGTTTGCTGAATATCATCATCATTGATATCGAAAACTTCCATTCAGGACAATATCAGCGAACTTTACCGAATGACTATAATCACTAACAAAAGTCTTCACTCACCCCATGGTCCTGCAAACAAATGGTACCTTTCCAAACAATAGGTGAGCCAGAAGATATTTCTCCTGAGTTCAACATCAACGTGTGATGTTGGTGGCCCAATGAGGAACTTCTCGCGAGCCTTGGCTGGTAGTGGCTTATAGAGAGAATCCGAGAAATTCAAGCCGAGTGCTATACACATCCTCATCGCGAGGCTGTTCATCGCCCACAAATCAAACCACCGAGCACATCTAATAACAGTGTCATTACACGCCGTGCTCACACAATCATCATGGCTTACGAGAAAGCCCACCAGGAATTGATAATGCACGCTACCAGAAATTCAAGTTCAGCTCTAAATAGCTAGCAAGTGGTCGCCACGGCTAACCTTGAATAACTCCAAGAAGATTCACACCTTCCCTTGCAGCATCCATACACTGGTATTTAGAAAGAATAAAGTGCTGCTCGTCAAACATGAGGTCGCGCCCTTGATCTACCCGCGTTTTGTCTTGGAAGGGATCGTCGACTGGGTACTTACTCAAGTCAGGTAATGGTGCAACGGTAACATGAGGTGAATGAACTGCGGCTACAGCACAAATAGAATGAAGCAAAGGAATGAAAGGGAAGCGCGGCGAGGAATGGTGTTCTAATAGTTGAAGTAAAAATGTGGGTCGGTGAATTATACGCCTTGAGTTGGGATAACAAACGAAAAATATATCAATCAGATGGAGCATCAGGGGTTTGGGCGGTAATTCCAAGGGCCAGTCCTCAGCCATGAGCGTGAAATCGGTTAGATTGTATGTGCGAGTTGAAGGGTCATATCCGCTAGGCATAGAACTATAGTCAAGTGATTGGGCCGCTACACCTCTGTAATACGATGGGCTATGAAGAGTGGAGGGCGATGGACCCTCTGCTTCGATTAGAGGCGTGAAAATACCAAACCCAGTGAGCTTACCTTTAGGATATTGATTCCCTAATCTGAGCCGTTGTTCCAGTTCCTCTATAAAGTATCAGGAAACCCCAACATTGAGTGGTCATCACACGCACCGATTCGTGCTTCCAACTTGAGTAAATTTTGCTCGGAAAGGTCTTCGTTGTTCTCCGGTGGGGTGGTTGGAGATTGGTCATAGCTACAGTTCGGTGCTATGTGACTCAAATGTGGATGGATTCGAATTGTTTTGTTGTGTGTTCGTTTGCAGTTGGAGCATGGTCGTTCCGCATCACTTGGAGGAAACAAGGCAACATATATTAGTCCATGGTCAAATAGCAATCAATAATGATACAGCAACAAGCTACGTACCATTTCTACCAGAGGGAGGCGGGATCAGAATCAGTTGAATCCTGCAGCATGAACTCCCAGGTGCCTACCACTCTAATAAGTGGTCACTTGGGTGCCCGGGAGAATCGAAGAAAAACTACTCACTTGCGTTTCCTACATTGACGGCATGCCTAAATATCAGTCAGAACAAGAATACAAACGCAGCTTCTTGTATGGTTCCTACCTCAGCTTTCCCAAGGGTCACCCTTTTAGACATTTCGCCAATGGGATGTTCTTTAGCGCTAGCAATGATCCGTTGAATCTATTTGAACGTAGGTGCCGAGTGAAGAAGAAAAGTTATAACAAGAAAAGTCGAAGCTTTGGGCTGGCGCAGGAAGATGGAAGGTGTGCGATATAAATATAAGGACCCGCAGGCTAGCCTGTGGTTCAAAATCCTGACAAATGAAAGGCTTGGTGCTTCAGTGGAGGCTGAAAGGACAATGTCGTATCTTGCGCGGATAATATAGGTTACAGGTGTGAGTAAGAATGCTCTGGTCGTTGGTGGCTCCGGAAACTAGCGATCAGGCGGTGTAGTAAGCGCCCGGTACGGCTAATTATAGTTATAACCTATAAGTGCCGACAATGACCGCAGCCACCCAGCGACTTTGCGGTAGCATCCAAACCCCAATGCAAAATTGTGCGTAATTCGAAGTATAATCGAGATATTGCGGGCTAAGCCTTGATTGTTCTGGGACTGTAGACTATCGCAGAAATAACTCCCATAGAAGACGTAACGGAAACGACCTGATCCTCGGCCTGACATGCATGACGTTAGTGGGTAATATTTCGCGCCTCGTGTATTCGTGTAACACCTCGAGGCGCTACCCATTAGTTGGTTATTCCTGTTTTATCGCCGGACCACGTCCGTGTTAATTTTCCTGAGCAATATGACTCCACGCCTCGGAGATGGAATGGATGTGGAGTGTGCTACCTTTCGGTGATACGTCGCTTGTGACATATCACCGATTGTAGCTCCTGTTAATACTGATTTCGTTTTTCTGGGTTTTACTACACTACCATGTCGAGGAGCTGGTTGGATGCGCAGAATTCTCCGCCAGCTCATCCGGGTGATATTACCGCAAAGTCTTTTTGGTTAGCAGCCGACCGCGATAATCAGAATCCCCTTGCCTCGAGACCGATACTATCAAAGATTGTGAGAAGTTCGAGACCTCGTTCGTCTCGGTCTTGTGCATGATAAGCATGAGCATGCATGCTGGCGCCGGACATGTGTTCATAGCGAAATTGCGCTGACGTAAATGTGACTCGAACCGTCTTCGGTCTCCCCTTACATACCCGCAAGTGACCGGAGCGAGTATCCGCCGGATCAATAGCTTGAGAATTAAGGGGTCTGAGTGTTCCCATTTTGGTAAACTGATAACCCAAGCTAGTTATTGCGTGCACGTGATGAGCGCCGACCCATCTGCTCATAACCTAATCTCGGCTGCTAAAGAGACGCATCAGTTTGAAGCTCAATATTCAATAGGATGAGTTATCTAATGATGAGCCTATGTAAGACTATATATCGAAGCTTTGTACCACCATCAGTTCGATATCCTCCTCTCGTTCTAACTCAGTTTCAGGGCGTTACTTCTCCATTTGCTTAAAATGACTTCTTTTATTTTCTTCGTAACACTCATGGCAGAAGCCCTCCTTATCATATTGGCTCTCGATTACGCACTCCAGGTCCCATTACCCCTAGTTCTAGCATCTGTTCTTCGGAAAGCCAGCAGGGACCTTGTTCATTCCTCCAAGTTTGTAATCGGGATCACGAGGTTTGTGAATTCGTGATTTGGAGACGCGTAGCTTACCTTTGAGAAGGAAACTCGTGGGAGCTCGTGTAAATCAGCCAAACAGCAATATCAAGAAACCTCTTAACAAGACTGAACAAATTAGTAGGCGTTCTTCATAAGGCTGTATGCGCAGGTTCTCATCTGTCTTCGTAGCGACGCACAACGATCTCAAGCTAAACAAGGGACATGAACCCATTAGTGCTGTGGAAGGACAAGCACAATCTTCTCCTAAGCCCAAGAGTAATCATCGTGGTTTCCTACGCGCAGTGAGTAGTACCTAAGGGCACCGGGGACTTGACCATACTGATTCCACAATAGCCTGTATCCAAGGGTCCCCCTAACACCTGCCGGGTTCATAAGAATAGTGTTGTAGGATGTGCAAGTACGTGGGTTCCCACTACTGGGCTAGCGCTGGCTATGTActgatatatgcgcatatagccttcTTCGACCATAACAATTACGAATACAAGTTGCTCTGTCATGGGGAGCTCTACTTCCGTCCCAAAGGCACACACATGTTCCGCAACGGTCCCGTTGTACCCAAAACCCCCGGCAATTTGTTCGCCGTAAAGCTCGATAATACAGGATCAAACGTCGTTACTTTCTGCTTTGGGCCTGGCTCTAGAGCACTTGGTGAAGTCAATGGCTATGCTGAGTTTCGCCCAGTGCGAACTCGCATAGCTTCAAGTCAAGAAGCACACGGCCTCGAATATGTCCCAGGACAGGGATGTGTGTTCGACTGGGTATACGGAACTTGCCCTTCATCAGAGTATCCATGGGACTATAACCGACTATACGATGTAGGTTGGATGCATTCCAGCCCCACCACGGAGGAGCAGTTCATTTCCAGTGAAGAGGCTCCCGCGGAACAGTGCGCTCTGTTTGCCGACCACTCTCACAGCACCCTGTGGCAATCTCTCGAGGGTCTCGATCTAGACATAGTCAATCGGTCTCCTATGCTCGATAACCTTGGTGGTGAAATTCAAGTCGGTCTCGCCCACGTGGAACTCAATGACCGTGTTTATCAACACGCCAACAACGCACAGCTACTTCCGTCTTCATCTGGGGCTCCGCCTAGTCTTCCAGTTCCGCTCACCCCTATTCACCATTCCGCGGCTTGGACAAGTACTGATTCTCCGGCGGCAAGCAAGTCGGTCCTTCGCCGAACTTGCACCATCTGCAACCGTGTTCTACGGCGCCCAAGTGCATTAACTGTAAGCTTTTGATTCACGGAGAAGCGGAAGAAGGGTATTAATAGTAGAGTGCCTATAGATTCATATGAACGCTCATTTGGGGGTCAAGCGTGAGTCATTCAAATATGCCATTGCACTCTAATGTCTGACCTTGAGTATCCCTGGTAATTAATAGCATTCAAATGCCACGACTGTGACTATAGCTCCACAAATATCACAAACCTTCAGCGACACCAGCAGACGAAGCACACAAACGGAGGAAAGTAGGATCCGAGTGATTAAATCTTTACTAGTTCTTGTGTGAATCAAAGCTTTCTAGCACTTTTTTTTGTAAACTTGTTCTTGTCCTTTTCGTAGTTGCTTTACCCAATTTAGTACCTTTTTGTTCTTTCCTTTTTACTAGGAATATCCCTCAGAGTAAAATTACTTAGACGCGGCAAATAATTGGCGCCTTGACTTTTCACCCAGACACATGCGCTCGCATTTCACCACTGATCCAAATCACGATAGACGCTCATCGAAATCCTATGCACATATCTGCCTAAGTTGATACACCCTAAAATGATCCGGCGCTCTTCGTATTTCATCATAGTCAGGTAGTATGTACGCGCGGCGCAAAATAATCAGTCTTAAGCTTTGGGGAGACGGCCAGGTAGTCTATACTGCTAATACGCGCGAGGAGGTAATTGATGTATGTCATTCTGTAGTTGAAACCGACGTTAGAGTTTTAGGGAGTGAAAAACATTCGCGCCAAGCACCGGTCCGTCAGTATTACTAGTGCGAATTACAACATGAAGGTGTGCATGCGTTAAGTTCTCAGCCTAACCGGACAGAGGAAGCATACTATGCCTCGAATGAACATAATCGCTCCAAGTAACTGGGTTCCCTCCAACTGCAGCCCCGAGCCACAGATGATCGAGTATTGGTACAATGTCTGGCCCATGGACTACCCAAAGCCGAGTTTCGGCTACGCACCCAAGCCGTTCGCGTACTAGCCTCCTTCTCTTTTCGGTGCGTGAACAGATTCCCGCCTGATTACTTGGATTGGACACTTTTCTTGTTTAACTGTGTTAAAAACCACTCACTACTAGATACTGAGCAAAGAAATGGACATTTGCGATAGGTGGGTTCTGTCGCCGGATGACTCCAAGGATCTGAAATATTTGACGTATTGAGGTCTGTATTCGTGAGTCATCGGTAGGGACGCCGTATAGAACCTTTGGTAAAAGACGAATTAACTTTAAGAAAACGACCTTTTCCAAGGCGCTTACCAAGTACAAGTATATGAGCAGCGTATGCCTCCAGGTCTCTTGGAGCGCCAGCCATGCAACTGATTTAGAGGAATCTAATCCCTCCGGCTCGAACTTGGGCCGAGGTTCCCAGGAAACTAATCGTCGTTCAATGTCTAACCAATCATCAACTACAGATCCTTGGTCCCGGCAGATATTGATTTTGGCAAGCAGTATCAGAAATTCGCCAGGAAAGCAGTTCATCCATTCCGCAGAGTGGGGTTGGGTATGGAAAGGCTCGACGTCCGCATTGTACTGCATGATGTGAGGGACTCCGTATATCATAGAAGCCACGACATCCATGAGCATGTAGTTTGCTGGCCCATAACGGGAGGAGGAGAGCAAATGCGCGATGGAAACCAAGGAGGGGTCCTGCTGCGTCGACCATAGTGTTGGATCGGAATAGACCGTTTCAAGAAAGCTTGGCGCAAGATGGCACAGTAGTCGATAAGTGGTAGTGGCATTGAAGATACCAATCTTGATGTAGAATACCTGCGCATCTAGAAGAGTCAGCCCTCATATTAGCAATTTAGTTACATCAACCCACTTCCAGGAGATCTTGGTGTCGCTCATGGAGTTCGTAGGGAGTCAATGACTGATTGAGACCAGTAGACAGCCTTTGCTCATGCCCTTCGATCCAACGAGCAAACGTGCTCTCGTTTCCAGAATCACTGCCCTCCAGAATCGAGTCACGGATCTTGGCATATATGAGCAGGCCTTGACGAGCAAAGTTACATGTTGATAATCGCCATGCTGTTTGTCCAAGGAATCTTCCTAATTGTTTCCCATGAGGTTTAAAATATGTAACGCCCAGCACACGCTCCACTACGAAAAATTAGAACATTGTGATCCTAAGGTCGAAGGACTGGCCTTACAGCTCGACATTACGTATTCTGCCGTGTCTCGTATGTCAGGCGGTAGTGGAACTCCTTGGGGTATCTGAGAAGCGAGTGCAAATAACAAATGATCTGTGGAGAGGTCGATTACTTGGGAAATAGCAGTATTTGTGATATGTGGTGATGTTGTTATAGGCATAGTAGGTTGGTGCTTAGGTCGCGTGGGAGGAGGATCCCCGTGAGCTACAACATTTGCATAGTACGGCGGAGCCGTGTCAAAAAGATTCTCCTGTGGTATGTGTGCCGTGTTCGGTTGAATGAGATGCTGGGTTGTTTCGCGCACGCCATAGATACTTCGAGCACCCATCGCATCGTCCAACTGTCGTACGACCATGACCGATTGTCTGTCTTTAAGGCCGATATTCACTCACAATAAGGAATTCATTGCTCCCAATGCCGCTGCCGCTACTGTGAGGTGAGGATAACGAACTGGATGATTCCGATTGGAGGCGGTTCAACGGCAAAGGCTCATCATCGGCATCGGTGTATCCAGCCGATATATTGTGGTCATATCCTAGACATTCATAGCCTCCCTTTGAACATCGTTCGCAAATCGGTTTCCGTCGGTCGCACTTCTTGTGGCTATCTTGCGCACTATATCAGCACAACTGAAGCACGTGCTAGGCCAGAACTAGTGTGCATACCGACGCTTGCATGTCAAACAGCTCGTTCCGATAGGTCCCGGCGCCATAGAGGTAAATAAAGTAATATTTTGATTCAGCGAGCAAGTGGTTCCGAGAAGTCTTGAGGAATCGAGCCAACAAAAGTTGATGGGAACGACGGTTCTGGTTGAGCTGCTGTGAACGGGAAATGACAGCAAATGATAAGGATTTGTAAGCAAATACATAAAGCTAGAGAGCAAGCTTAAGTGAGCCCGAGGTGCCGGTTGGTAACGCAGATGATTCCAGGTCTATCAAAGTGAGCCATTTCGAGAGATATACCCAAAATGGACGGTCACGTGTAAAATCTGGGACCAACCTTAAAGCTCAACCCCATCTGAGCACGCTTGTGAACACCGTACCGTATGGGCATATCTCTCTTGGATTCTAATTTTCCAAGTCGAGAATTTGAAAGTGGCTTAATCAACTTATTGCAACACATGTATCGAATGATCCTTCCTGACTGGGCTGACGTCAACCAGGCGAATCCCCGCGAATTCATGCTCAGTATGCCCCCATTCCTAGAGTGTTCTATGATTGCTTATTTTTACCCGTCATTATACTGTTACCATCTTACACGAGCTCTGCCACTATCACCGACTGACTTCATGAATGGCATGTCGAACCCGAAAATCAGAAAAGATATACATCCCCTGTCTGGTACTCAACGAGGCAACCATAATCGTCCTATCATCGCAGACTTTTCGGAAGCCCTATTACTTCTCAATTTTCTCTTCCTTCTTCATGCAGGTAGCAGATATTTCTGTCGCAGCGGATCGACCTCAGGCGCACTGTCGTTTTGAAGGCACGAGGCACGGAACTAAATTATTATCTAATTTTGCATATGCATGTAAGACACATGTGGTATACGTGCATCCACCTTCTTAACCTCATGGGGGTACGCCTGCCTAGTCCATGATGTATAATTCACTGATCTAAAATAGACGATATTGGCGCACCTCGAGCTTGAGGGGCGCATATATCGAGGACATTAAACCAGTGTCACTTGGGATTTGAGCACTTTCGGAGTCGAAAGTTGCATGGAGTTTTGATTTCAACCTTTGTCGCTGCTCTCGCATTTTTTACGAATGGCGCTCACCTGTGAGCTCTGAGTCACGCCATATTACTATACTTGTAGGTTATAAATACGTAAAGTCCCTGTCGCTGAACAGAAACCCCTCCAGCCAGGACAAGACAAGAACTCTAAGAAATTGTAGTATGATATGAACTATTTGTTAAAGAGGAGAGAAAACTCACTCCTATTCATGGGATTTTTAAGACAGGCCTCAAAACAAAGAGTCGCTATGGAAGAGAATCACTGTAAGTTGGCGCCGGGTGTAGAGCATCCCTCGACTGAACGTTTCCTTATCAGACTACTACTTCGACACCCCGAGGGGCTCCTACTACTTTGACAACCGCCGTAACTTGTATTCGGAAAGTGACGGCTGGATGGGCACTTGCTCACTCGACCTAGACTCGAATACTCCCTTCCCTCACTTCTGCATTGGTGATGCGAAATACTGGTTCCATAACGGCCTCTGGGTCCTCGGGTCTGACGATATGCTCTACCCTGTTGAGTTGTCGATGGAAAGCAAGGACAATGTGACAAACATACTGGACGGCTCTGGTGTCCCGAACCCAGCCTTCGCGGCTGCTGGTGACCCGAGTTGGGCGGGGCTGGAACGTCCTGAAACTCAGGATCTCGACAGTAAGTGCTGGCCGGTACTACAAGGGCATTCCGCTGACTGGTACTGTGAAAGGTTTTCTGTCGTCTCTTGATAGCTCGAGGGCCGAGGACAACATTGGGAAAGTATTCCCAAAAGGTGTTACCGCACATGACCCCTCGACAGAAAAATTCATAAGCGCAGAAGCCAACATTTGTGAGCCGGACCACACGTCCGACTTGTCAGTGCTCCCATCGCAAGGAATCAAAGATCTGATTTATTTCGAGTATCCACAATTGCTGGCTTTTGACAAGACGCCAGCGCCCGAGGATTGCACCTCCGTCACGCAGCCTCACTTGAGCCTCAGACCTCAGTTTGACTCTGGCCCCGCTCTGGTAGCTATGTCAGTCTCCGACACATGCGCCCTTGCATCCAAGGAAATAGCGAAAGCTAACGCACCGGAACTCAACTCATACTCACTTCAACGAGCGCTTCAAGGTAACCCTCTCATTACTTTTTCACCAAACACGCAACTCGCTATCCCGCCTTGCATCTCTTACCCTACTGCTGGTGATACGGTACCCAATGATACGTCATTGTTCGCTGCGAGTAGCCCTCCCTCGGACGTACCAGCCACTTGTGTATCACAAGACCGTGTTGCCAAGCTCCTAAAAGCGCCCGCTGTGCGCCATGTAGTAAAGAAACGCAAAGGAGTAAAGCATCGGCGCTGCCCTGTTCGCAGTAAGGTCTTCCGCAGACCACCTAGCTTAGTCGTAAGTGGATGGTACGGCGAAATGGTCTATCACTCATACAGTCCCATCTAGGAGCACATCCGTGTCCACACCGGCGAAAAGCGTGAGTCTAGTCCGAGGGTTGATGTGCATTGTTGACCTGATGATCATCTGGGTTCAATAGCGTACGGATGCCCATTTATGGGGTGTACTGTCGCATTCGCCACCAAGCAGAACATGAAGCGACACTTCCTTGGGCACCAAGCCGGCCCACTGGAGAACTACACCCCTTATGTAGGCTCTATGCTTATTTCAAGCTTTATCTTCGGTTAAATTCGTGAACCCAGCGAGATCGAGCAGGGCGAAAAGCACCGTGGGTCTATTTCGCCTTGTAGAGTCGGCGATAACCGCAGGTGTCATCCTATATTCGTGCCCTACACCTCACTAGGCAATTTTGTGTCTGATATCGAGGTAGTTTATCCCCACTCTTTGGGTACAGCCCGCTATCGTTTCCATGGATTACAACTTCTATTGTGCAACGACATATATGTATACTTCCACTATGAGCTATCCTATGACATTACTGGTTGCATTAAACCCCAAAGCACAAGCGATCACTTGACACATTGATATTTTACCACAGAAGCGACCGTTCTGTCTACTGACCACACCCCTGCCATTCTACTGATTTCAGTATCCATCATTTCTGTCCTGTCCTGAATCAACATGGTACATCGTGAACACGAGATATTGCATCATCCAACCCAGCCATAATTTCTTCAAACACAGATTTCGTATATCAAAACAGTGTGGAATAGGCGCTGATCGAATCTATCACACTGTCACACGGACATTCACTCCTAGACGCCGAAATGAGCGGCCATACACATACATTAACCTCGGTAGAATGAACGCTACCAGACATTCTGATTTATTTCCCATCCCAGTGTGCAAGTTCACAAAAAGAATATTTGTAAGTTTATCACATTCGACCGATCTTTGCGATGATACATTCTACAAAAACGACTTTATTCTCACAGAAGTTGCCGGCGAGGCGGTGCCTGTGAGAATACTTGACAGTTGAACTTGCGTAGGCCGCATGTAGTGGGGCATGATGCGCATGGCGGACTTTGTATATCATTTACTTACCGGTAAGACGAAATAAGCCGGTAGGCAGCACGGGTGAAACTTCAGATGCGTGTGTTTCGGGAGATAAGAAGTGTTCTGACCTAAGGGTGAGATTAGATGTCTTGATAGGAGTTACACAGGCTTTCAGCCTCCGACATCTTACACGATGGCCATGCTTCCTGGTTAGTTAACCAGGAATAGCATATCGCCTCGTGCAAATTGACGCCGTCACATTGTTTGTAAATAAGCTTCCGCATATATTTTCGCCTCTCACTCCTCACACTAAACTCTCTCAAGAGCACAACTTTACCTTGCTGCGACTTATTTTTGCGTCGCCATGTCTCCAACACAATCCTGTGTGGCCCTACTGGTATCTGAATTAGGCGACAACAATCCTCCACTGGCAGTACTGGGCGCTAATCCTGAGAAGAGGGAGGCTAGCACCTCCACTCCTATGATGATCGCGAAAATCTCGTAAGAGCTCCATTCGCTTATCATACGGGTTATTTGATGGCTTGTCTGTGAACAGTCCTGTAGATATGGctaaggaggaggaggaggaaggggaGATCTTGGAATATCTAACAACTTTATTTTGTGAGGAATAGCGCTTTCACGATACGTTTGATGCTAACGATATATGCAGCTCTCACTAGTCTCGATGGTATCAAGGCTAGTGGCGAAGGCAATGAGCGCGAACCTGCAGCACCAATGACACCAATTGCTCCATTGAAAAATAAGAAGTGGTCATGGTGGCAACTAGGTTCTGAAGCTATGAATGTTGGGAAACGCGTCTTACAAGCTACAACTGCGGTCTTTGCATATTCTGAGGATGCTTCAGAGAGCGCCCCTAACAATCAGACTCCTGCCACCAAGGATGAGCGCTCGCCTCAAGTAAGCGAGCTAAACACAAGCGCCAACTGATCACGATCGAGCTGACGTATTCAAATTCGTCTTAGGAAAATAATTGTGAACTCCCTCCCAAATTAAAACCCTCTGCAAGTCAATGTGGCCACAGCCAAAGTGCTTTAAATATTAAGCAACAGTCGGGGCGTGTCGAAGAGGAAGATGGTGAATCTGAACAAGGATCTTTTGAGCCCCGCACCCTAAAGCAACCCACTTCGGCCCCGTAAGTGTATTACGAAATGGCTATTTATGTGCTGGTAATGACTGACTTGGGATAGGATTCTAGCAATCAAGATTGTCACTGATGAACTTGGTAGGACAGTGTATTTGGACCTCACATTTGATGCTGATGATATGATTAGGCCCCATCGCCCCTTGGAATGACAAATGCTCTGACAATGTTATCGACGGCAAACTAGCGAAAGACGAGGTCGATGTTCAGTCGCAACTCGGGGATGAGAAAGAACGTGGGTTCCTCCGTACTCCGTATAGTCGTGCATGAGCTTGACTATCTAAACAGGAAGGATGGAGGCTGGAATCACGGGGGCTCCTGACGACAACAACTTTGGATCGGTATGCTCAGACAGAAGTTTCTTTATGGGGGGAGACTGATCTAACCACTTCCAGATTCTTAGTCCTTGTGAAAAAGATGGAGATCTGAAAAAACGTAAGTTGGCCTGTGGTGCAGAGGGTCTCTTGGTTGAATGTTTCCTTATCAGACTACTACTTCGACACCCCGAGGGGCTCCTACTACTTTGACAACCGCCGTAACTTGTATTCGGAAAGTGACGGCTGGCTGGCCACTTGCTCACTCGACCTAGACTTGAACACTCCCTTCCCTCACTTCTGCATTGGTGATGCGAAATACTGGTTCCACAACGGCCTCTGGGTCCTCGGGTCTGACAATATCTTCTATCCTGTTGAGTTGTGGATGGAAGACAATGATAATGTGGTAAACATACTGGACGGCTCTGGTGTCCCGAACCCAGCCTTCGCGGCTGCTGGTGACCCGAGTTTGGCAGGGCTGGAATCTCCTGAAACTCAGGATCTCGGCAGTAAGTGCTGGCCGGTACTACAAGGGCATTCCGCTGATCGGTACTATGAAAGATTTTCTGTCGTCTTTTGATAGATCGGGGGTCTCGGACAACGTTGGGGAAGTATTCCCAAAAGGTGTTACCGCACATGACCCCTCGACAGAAAAATTCATAAGCGCAGAAGCCAACATTTGTGAGCCGGACCACACGTTCGACTTGTCAGTGCTCCCATCGCAAGGAATCAAAGATCTGATTTATTTCGAGTATCCACAATTACTGGCTTTTGACAAGATGCCAGCGCCCGAGGATTGC encodes:
- a CDS encoding Fungal specific transcription factor domain: MSKRVTLGKAEACRQCRKRNYDQSPTTPPENNEDLSEQNLLKLEARIEELEQRLRLGNQYPKGKLTGFGIFTPLIEAEGPSPSTLHSPSYYRGVAAQSLDYSSMPSGYDPSTRTYNLTDFTLMAEDWPLELPPKPLMLHLIDIFFVCYPNSRRIIHRPTFLLQLLEHHSSPRFPFIPLLHSICAVAAVHSPHVTVAPLPDLSKYPVDDPFQDKTRVDQGRDLMFDEQHFILSKYQCMDAAREGVNLLGVIQACIINSWWAFSCARWFDLWAMNSLAMRMCIALGLNFSDSLYKPLPAKAREKFLIGPPTSHVDVELRRNIFWLTYCLERYHLFAGPWVFDINDDDIQQTLPGTLDAFEAGFDDGQERQSIFSDDLFSTHYNNQDDFAMYIKCAIMLSRVHVIELRKLLNYGTSDEVRDSREMKILETIISSTRLSIKKQFNPIEQLSTSAISNTFVTHVAPLASIKLHAEIANWQDPSCESSSKALAAARGILRYTTALTSSPFDFSRIDRVVCLPWSSAGRALVLSLKFAPESLAPILRAEIRLARANLELAGNRVILFLRQRCSFDKEAVDNLGEREAAKVFEGDVF
- a CDS encoding C2H2 zinc finger, yielding MAEALLIILALDYALQVPLPLVLASVLRKASRDLVHSSKFVIGITRKLVGARVNQPNSNIKKPLNKTEQITTHNDLKLNKGHEPISAVEGQAQSSPKPKSNHRGFLRAPVSKGPPNTCRVHKNSVVGCATFFDHNNYEYKLLCHGELYFRPKGTHMFRNGPVVPKTPGNLFAVKLDNTGSNVVTFCFGPGSRALGEVNGYAEFRPVRTRIASSQEAHGLEYVPGQGCVFDWVYGTCPSSEYPWDYNRLYDVGWMHSSPTTEEQFISSEEAPAEQCALFADHSHSTLWQSLEGLDLDIVNRSPMLDNLGGEIQVGLAHVELNDRVYQHANNAQLLPSSSGAPPSLPVPLTPIHHSAAWTSTDSPAASKSVLRRTCTICNRVLRRPSALTIHMNAHLGVKPFKCHDCDYSSTNITNLQRHQQTKHTNGGK
- a CDS encoding Fungal specific transcription factor domain, yielding MAPGPIGTSCLTCKRRAQDSHKKCDRRKPICERCSKGGYECLGYDHNISAGYTDADDEPLPLNRLQSESSSSLSSPHSSGSGIGSNEFLILDDAMGARSIYGVRETTQHLIQPNTAHIPQENLFDTAPPYYANVVAHGDPPPTRPKHQPTMPITTSPHITNTAISQVIDLSTDHLLFALASQIPQGVPLPPDIRDTAEYVMSSLERVLGVTYFKPHGKQLGRFLGQTAWRLSTCNFARQGLLIYAKIRDSILEGSDSGNESTFARWIEGHEQRLSTGLNQSLTPYELHERHQDLLEVFYIKIGIFNATTTYRLLCHLAPSFLETVYSDPTLWSTQQDPSLVSIAHLLSSSRYGPANYMLMDVVASMIYGVPHIMQYNADVEPFHTQPHSAEWMNCFPGEFLILLAKINICRDQGSVVDDWLDIERRLVSWEPRPKFEPEGLDSSKSVAWLALQETWRHTLLIYLYLVLYGVPTDDSRIQTSIRQIFQILGVIRRQNPPIANVHFFAQYLVVSGF
- a CDS encoding C2H2 zinc finger; the encoded protein is MEENHYYYFDTPRGSYYFDNRRNLYSESDGWMGTCSLDLDSNTPFPHFCIGDAKYWFHNGLWVLGSDDMLYPVELSMESKDNVTNILDGSGVPNPAFAAAGDPSWAGLERPETQDLDSFLSSLDSSRAEDNIGKVFPKGVTAHDPSTEKFISAEANICEPDHTSDLSVLPSQGIKDLIYFEYPQLLAFDKTPAPEDCTSVTQPHLSLRPQFDSGPALVAMSVSDTCALASKEIAKANAPELNSYSLQRALQGNPLITFSPNTQLAIPPCISYPTAGDTVPNDTSLFAASSPPSDVPATCVSQDRVAKLLKAPAVRHVVKKRKGVKHRRCPVRSKVFRRPPSLVEHIRVHTGEKPYGCPFMGCTVAFATKQNMKRHFLGHQAGPLENYTPYVGSMLISSFIFG
- a CDS encoding C2H2 zinc finger, giving the protein MAMLPGDNNPPLAVLGANPEKREASTSTPMMIAKISPVDMAKEEEEEGEILEYLTTLFSLTSLDGIKASGEGNEREPAAPMTPIAPLKNKKWSWWQLGSEAMNVGKRVLQATTAVFAYSEDASESAPNNQTPATKDERSPQENNCELPPKLKPSASQCGHSQSALNIKQQSGRVEEEDGESEQGSFEPRTLKQPTSAPILAIKIVTDELGPIAPWNDKCSDNVIDGKLAKDEVDVQSQLGDEKERRMEAGITGAPDDNNFGSILSPCEKDGDLKKHYYFDTPRGSYYFDNRRNLYSESDGWLATCSLDLDLNTPFPHFCIGDAKYWFHNGLWVLGSDNIFYPVELWMEDNDNVVNILDGSGVPNPAFAAAGDPSLAGLESPETQDLGNFLSSFDRSGVSDNVGEVFPKGVTAHDPSTEKFISAEANICEPDHTFDLSVLPSQGIKDLIYFEYPQLLAFDKMPAPEDCTTVPQPDLSLKSQRDSGPALVATPVSDTRALAPKEVAKPKTPELNSYSLQRALQGNPLITFSPNTQLAIPPCISYPTAGDTVPNDTSLFAASSPPSDVPATCVSQDRVAKLLKAPAVRHVVKKRKGVEHRRCPVCSKVFRRPCSLVEHIRVHTGEKPYGCPFMGCTVAFATKQNMKRHFLGHQAGPLENYTPYAMSMLSETSLFDKNAKCNETEWGEEHPTNDRYMPYGPAPHLARRFRV